In the Leptotrichia sp. oral taxon 847 genome, one interval contains:
- a CDS encoding flavodoxin, with protein sequence MAKVGIFYGSTTGVTEDIANRIAEKIDGAEVFNIDGNVDKLEDFDVLILGTSTWGFGDLQDDWQAVLDDLANLNLAGKKVAYFGSGDQGTFSDTFMDGMAIINEEISKTGATVIGNTSTEGYEFNESRAVKDDKFLGLALDEVNQSDLTDERIDAWVEEIKKEF encoded by the coding sequence ATGGCAAAAGTAGGTATTTTTTACGGTTCAACAACTGGAGTTACAGAAGATATAGCAAATAGAATTGCAGAAAAAATTGATGGAGCAGAAGTTTTTAACATTGATGGAAATGTAGACAAACTTGAAGATTTTGATGTATTAATTTTAGGAACGTCAACTTGGGGATTTGGAGATTTGCAAGATGACTGGCAAGCAGTGTTAGACGATTTAGCTAATTTAAATTTAGCTGGGAAAAAGGTAGCATATTTCGGAAGTGGAGATCAAGGAACTTTTTCCGACACATTTATGGACGGAATGGCTATTATAAATGAAGAAATTTCAAAAACAGGAGCAACTGTAATTGGAAATACTTCAACAGAAGGATATGAGTTCAATGAATCAAGAGCAGTGAAAGACGACAAATTTTTAGGACTTGCATTGGACGAAGTAAATCAATCTGATTTAACAGACGAAAGAATCGACGCTTGGGTTGAAGAAATAAAAAAAGAATTTTAA
- a CDS encoding dTDP-glucose 4,6-dehydratase: MKTYLVTGAAGFIGANFLKYILKKYENRENIKVVVVDALTYAGNLGTIKEEIKDERVKFEKVDIRDRKEIERIFAQNDVDFVVNFAAESHVDRSIENPQIFLETNILGTQNLLENAKKAWTVSKDENGYPIYKDGVKYLQVSTDEVYGSLAKDYETAIDLIIDDEKVKKVVKNRTNLKTYGDKFFTEKTAVDPRSPYSASKTGADHIVIAYGETYKMPINITRCSNNYGPYHFPEKLIPLMIKNVLEGKKLPVYGKGDNVRDWLYVKDHCKGIDLVVRNGKVGEIYNIGGFNEEQNINIVKLVIDILKEEISNNDEYKKVLKTDLESVNYSLITYVQDRLGHDMRYAINPSKIAKELGWYPETDFETGIRKTVKWYLENQDWVNEVASGDYQKYYDEMYGNK, from the coding sequence ATGAAAACATATTTAGTGACGGGAGCAGCTGGTTTTATAGGTGCGAACTTTTTGAAATATATTTTGAAAAAGTATGAGAATAGAGAGAATATAAAAGTTGTAGTTGTAGATGCGTTGACTTATGCGGGAAATTTGGGGACAATAAAAGAGGAGATAAAAGATGAGAGAGTGAAATTTGAGAAAGTGGACATACGCGACAGGAAAGAAATTGAAAGGATATTTGCGCAGAACGATGTTGACTTTGTGGTAAATTTTGCAGCGGAATCGCATGTTGATAGATCGATTGAAAACCCACAAATTTTCTTGGAAACTAATATTTTGGGAACCCAAAATTTGTTGGAAAATGCTAAAAAGGCTTGGACGGTTTCTAAAGATGAGAATGGGTATCCAATTTATAAAGATGGTGTGAAATATTTGCAAGTTTCTACTGATGAGGTTTATGGAAGTTTGGCAAAAGATTATGAAACAGCGATTGATTTAATAATTGATGACGAAAAAGTAAAAAAAGTTGTAAAAAATCGAACAAATTTGAAAACTTATGGGGATAAATTTTTTACAGAAAAAACAGCAGTCGATCCGAGAAGTCCTTATTCTGCATCAAAAACAGGAGCTGACCATATTGTAATTGCGTATGGAGAAACTTATAAAATGCCGATAAATATTACTAGATGTTCTAATAATTATGGTCCTTATCACTTTCCAGAAAAATTAATTCCTCTGATGATAAAAAATGTGCTTGAAGGCAAAAAGTTGCCTGTTTATGGGAAAGGAGACAATGTAAGGGACTGGCTTTATGTGAAAGATCATTGTAAAGGAATTGACTTAGTTGTGAGAAATGGTAAAGTGGGAGAAATTTACAATATTGGTGGATTCAATGAAGAGCAGAATATTAACATTGTAAAATTAGTAATTGATATTTTAAAAGAAGAAATTTCAAATAACGATGAGTATAAAAAAGTTTTGAAAACGGACTTAGAAAGCGTAAATTATAGTTTGATAACTTATGTTCAGGATAGATTAGGACATGATATGAGATATGCAATTAATCCTTCAAAAATAGCAAAAGAGTTGGGATGGTACCCTGAAACTGATTTTGAAACAGGAATCAGAAAAACTGTCAAATGGTATTTGGAAAATCAAGATTGGGTAAATGAAGTAGCTTCAGGTGATTATCAGAAATACTATGATGAAATGTATGGAAATAAATAG
- a CDS encoding heavy-metal-associated domain-containing protein has product MIKKLVEIDGMHCEHCQKKVEDTLYSIPEVEEVTVSLVEKNAKITLNEEVNDMIIANLINAAGYKVKNVTEITE; this is encoded by the coding sequence ATGATAAAAAAATTAGTTGAAATTGATGGAATGCACTGTGAACATTGTCAAAAAAAAGTGGAAGATACATTATATTCCATTCCAGAAGTCGAAGAAGTAACAGTAAGTTTGGTGGAAAAAAATGCAAAAATAACTTTAAATGAAGAAGTCAACGACATGATAATTGCAAATTTGATAAACGCAGCTGGTTACAAAGTAAAAAATGTAACTGAAATCACTGAATAA
- the rfbC gene encoding dTDP-4-dehydrorhamnose 3,5-epimerase, which produces MNNFEVIETPIKGLVIIQPKVFGDERGFFLETYNKKSFEELGLTMEFVQDNHSKSKKGVLRGLHFQTKHTQGKLVRVAKGKVYDVAVDLRKNSKTFGKWYGVLLTEENKTMFYVPEGFAHGFLTLEDDTEFMYKCTDLYAPKYDSGILWSDKTIGIDWKFEEFGIDPSELTISEKDKVQKKFEKNKVYFENY; this is translated from the coding sequence ATGAATAATTTCGAAGTGATTGAAACACCGATAAAAGGTTTGGTAATAATTCAGCCAAAGGTGTTTGGAGATGAAAGGGGATTTTTTTTAGAAACATATAATAAAAAGTCATTTGAAGAACTGGGACTTACGATGGAATTCGTTCAGGACAATCATTCAAAATCCAAAAAAGGCGTGCTTAGAGGATTACATTTTCAGACAAAACATACTCAAGGGAAACTTGTCAGAGTGGCAAAAGGGAAAGTGTATGATGTGGCTGTGGATTTGAGAAAAAATAGTAAAACATTTGGTAAATGGTATGGAGTTTTGTTGACAGAAGAAAATAAAACCATGTTTTATGTACCTGAAGGGTTTGCACACGGATTTTTGACATTGGAAGATGATACAGAATTTATGTATAAATGTACCGACTTATATGCCCCAAAATATGATAGCGGAATTTTATGGAGTGACAAGACGATTGGTATTGACTGGAAATTTGAAGAATTTGGGATAGATCCTAGTGAACTTACAATTTCTGAAAAAGATAAAGTTCAGAAAAAATTTGAAAAAAATAAAGTTTATTTTGAAAACTATTAA
- the mnmG gene encoding tRNA uridine-5-carboxymethylaminomethyl(34) synthesis enzyme MnmG has protein sequence MKTYDVIVVGAGHAGVEAALASARMGLNTAIFTITLDNIGVMSCNPSIGGPAKSHLAKEVDALGGEMGRNMDKSFIQMRILNTKKGPAVRSLRSQADRKIYALEMKKTVEKQENLDTIQDIVTELVTENGEIKGIKTKTGMKFCAKAVVLATGTFLRGLLYIGEKRVKGGRMGELSADDLTLSLKKLGFKMGRFKTGTPPRLDIRTLNLDKLEKQPGETKIPLKFSMRTSIGETQSRPQLSCFLTRTNLTTHKIITENLDRAPMYNGSISSTGPRYCPSIEDKVVKFSDKDSHHLFLEPEGFHTTEVYVSGLSTSYPAELQQKIVNSIEGLENAHIMRYGYAVEYDIVNPSELDYSLETKRIKGLFLAGQLNGTSGYEEAAAQGIIAGINAALKVKGKEPLILDRESSYIGTMIDDLINKELFEPYRMFTARSEFRLVLREDNADIRLSEKGYKVGLLPKKYYDKVLKKIDDVKNTITKLEETKLGTSNKKLVEVLEKYGESLKSGTTLKEILRRPKVSYEDIKYIAQDIENPPKLDFDAETEYQIEVQVKYEGYIARALNVMEREKKLDTKLIPKDFDYDAMKGITREAKQRLKEKKPYNVGQAARVAGVTPADISVLIMYLDGILK, from the coding sequence ATGAAAACTTATGATGTAATTGTAGTAGGTGCCGGACATGCCGGTGTGGAAGCTGCTTTAGCTTCTGCCAGAATGGGTCTAAATACTGCAATTTTTACAATAACTTTAGATAATATCGGCGTTATGTCGTGCAATCCTTCTATTGGCGGACCTGCAAAAAGCCATTTGGCAAAAGAAGTTGATGCACTTGGTGGAGAAATGGGACGAAATATGGACAAGAGCTTTATTCAAATGAGAATTTTAAACACAAAAAAAGGTCCCGCTGTGAGATCTCTTCGTTCCCAAGCTGACAGAAAAATTTACGCATTAGAAATGAAAAAAACTGTGGAAAAACAAGAAAATCTTGATACAATTCAGGATATTGTGACAGAACTTGTGACAGAAAATGGCGAAATTAAAGGAATTAAGACAAAAACAGGGATGAAATTTTGTGCAAAAGCTGTCGTACTTGCAACAGGAACTTTTCTTCGCGGACTTTTATACATCGGAGAAAAAAGAGTTAAAGGTGGGAGAATGGGTGAACTTTCAGCAGATGACCTGACTTTGTCACTAAAAAAATTAGGTTTCAAAATGGGAAGATTTAAAACAGGGACTCCACCTAGACTGGATATAAGAACACTTAATCTGGACAAATTGGAAAAACAGCCAGGTGAAACTAAAATTCCATTAAAATTTTCAATGAGAACGTCAATCGGTGAAACTCAAAGCCGACCACAATTATCTTGCTTTTTGACTCGAACAAATTTAACTACACACAAAATTATAACAGAAAATCTCGATAGAGCGCCCATGTATAATGGAAGCATCAGCAGTACAGGACCTCGTTACTGTCCATCAATCGAAGACAAAGTCGTAAAATTCAGCGACAAGGACAGCCACCACTTATTTTTGGAACCAGAAGGATTTCATACGACAGAAGTTTATGTAAGTGGACTTTCCACAAGCTATCCAGCCGAATTGCAACAAAAAATTGTAAACTCAATTGAAGGTCTTGAAAATGCTCATATTATGCGTTACGGTTACGCTGTCGAATACGACATCGTAAATCCAAGTGAACTTGACTACTCGCTTGAAACAAAAAGAATAAAAGGTTTATTTTTAGCAGGTCAGTTAAACGGTACAAGCGGTTACGAAGAAGCCGCGGCTCAAGGAATTATTGCAGGAATAAATGCAGCTCTCAAAGTAAAAGGCAAAGAACCTTTAATTTTAGATAGAGAAAGCTCGTATATCGGTACAATGATAGATGACTTGATTAATAAAGAACTATTTGAACCTTACAGAATGTTTACTGCAAGATCTGAATTTAGGCTTGTTTTAAGAGAAGATAATGCGGATATCAGACTTTCTGAAAAAGGTTACAAAGTTGGACTGCTGCCTAAAAAATATTACGACAAAGTTTTAAAAAAAATAGATGATGTCAAAAATACTATTACAAAATTGGAAGAAACAAAACTTGGAACTAGCAACAAAAAACTGGTGGAAGTCCTTGAAAAATATGGAGAATCGCTAAAAAGTGGAACAACTTTAAAAGAAATTTTACGTCGTCCAAAAGTTAGCTACGAAGATATAAAATACATTGCACAAGATATTGAAAACCCTCCAAAATTGGATTTTGACGCCGAAACTGAATATCAAATTGAAGTTCAAGTAAAATACGAAGGATATATCGCAAGAGCGCTAAATGTTATGGAACGTGAAAAAAAACTTGACACAAAATTGATTCCAAAAGATTTTGACTACGATGCGATGAAAGGGATAACACGTGAAGCAAAACAGAGATTGAAAGAAAAAAAACCGTACAATGTGGGACAAGCAGCAAGAGTTGCAGGTGTAACTCCAGCTGATATTTCAGTACTTATAATGTATTTGGATGGAATTTTGAAATAA
- a CDS encoding site-2 protease family protein: MNMREFFDKFLSFWNRNFKFRIGIFLLVTILLIFKFFENLEMSMNIIIIFVVYIFSMTFHEIAHGYVAYCFGDDTAKNMGRITLNPLKHVDLLGIIFPAVIFLCGFKFLIGWAKPVPVNFSKLTPQKKGIFCVCIAGVTVNFIFAAISLIVLRIIGHRLGINNIVVEIFIYLYLINLLLGIFNLIPITPLDGGRIVYFFSSEKIRRVYGYIEKYGVVIIILIVYLANKYFSGGILSVFDFFLKLAGIDLSLDI, encoded by the coding sequence ATGAATATGAGAGAATTCTTCGATAAATTTTTATCTTTTTGGAATAGAAATTTTAAATTTAGAATAGGAATATTTTTGTTAGTGACTATCCTTCTTATTTTTAAATTTTTTGAAAATCTTGAAATGTCGATGAATATAATAATCATTTTTGTGGTTTATATATTTTCAATGACTTTTCATGAAATTGCACATGGGTATGTTGCATATTGTTTTGGCGATGATACGGCAAAAAATATGGGGAGAATAACTTTAAATCCATTAAAGCATGTTGATTTACTGGGTATTATTTTTCCTGCTGTTATATTTCTTTGTGGATTTAAGTTTTTAATTGGATGGGCTAAGCCTGTACCTGTGAATTTTTCAAAATTGACTCCTCAAAAAAAGGGGATTTTTTGTGTTTGTATTGCCGGAGTTACGGTGAATTTTATTTTTGCAGCAATTTCGCTGATTGTGCTTAGAATTATTGGACATAGACTTGGAATAAATAATATTGTTGTGGAAATCTTTATTTATCTCTATTTGATTAATCTTTTACTTGGAATTTTTAATTTGATACCGATAACTCCTTTAGACGGCGGAAGAATTGTTTATTTCTTTTCTTCTGAAAAAATTAGAAGAGTTTACGGTTATATTGAAAAATATGGAGTTGTGATAATAATATTAATAGTGTATTTGGCAAATAAATACTTTTCTGGTGGCATTTTATCAGTATTTGATTTTTTTCTTAAATTGGCAGGAATTGATTTAAGTTTAGATATTTAG
- a CDS encoding HMA2 domain-containing protein → MLQSFYGVIQVKHYQTGRLRLQADVLKENVELEQEFLNNMKQLSGINEVKINSVIGSILIYFDEKVLESSFLYLIVLKLLHLDEEALKSKSGKVKVMLKQIFEAMDMTIYNKSKGYLDLKTLISGIFIFYGLKKLRKVPVLPTGATLLWWASSLLSEGKRK, encoded by the coding sequence ATGTTACAAAGTTTTTACGGCGTTATACAGGTAAAACATTACCAAACTGGACGTTTAAGGCTTCAAGCGGATGTACTAAAGGAAAATGTGGAATTAGAGCAAGAATTTTTAAATAATATGAAACAATTATCGGGAATAAATGAAGTAAAAATAAATTCTGTCATTGGAAGTATCCTAATTTATTTCGATGAAAAAGTGCTTGAGAGTTCTTTTCTGTATTTAATAGTGCTAAAATTACTTCATTTGGATGAAGAAGCCTTGAAAAGTAAATCTGGAAAAGTGAAAGTAATGCTAAAGCAGATATTTGAAGCGATGGATATGACTATTTATAATAAGAGTAAAGGTTATTTGGATTTGAAAACATTGATTTCTGGAATTTTTATTTTTTATGGACTTAAAAAGTTGAGAAAAGTTCCAGTATTACCCACAGGCGCTACATTATTATGGTGGGCTTCCAGTCTATTATCAGAAGGAAAAAGAAAATAA
- a CDS encoding carbon starvation CstA family protein, producing the protein MISFILAIVALILGYAFYSKFVEKVFGIEPDRIPPSIEYYDGVDYVQISTPKAFLIQFLNIAGTGPIFGAIAGALWGPAAFLWIVFGCIFGGAVHDFLIGMLSLRDKGSSIGELVGQNLGVVMQQIMRVFSIVLLLLVGVVFIKSPADILHNLIPGVSAMTFTIIIIAYYILATILPLDKIIAKIYPIFGFALLFMAIGIGTMLIYGQFTGAFAIPEVTEIFKGNPHPKGVSMFPYLFISIACGAVSGFHATQSPMVARCLKNETEGRKVFYGAMIAEGVVALVWAAAAMTVFGGIKELAAAGTPAVVVNKASIQLLGVFGAFLAVLGVVACPITSGDTAFRGSRLIIADIFKIKQSPIKNRFLIAIPLFIIGIYLTTIDFNVIWRYFAWANQTLAAVSLWTATVWLVKKGKPFLFALIPSIFMTMVVTTYIVIAPEGFVRFFKNVPVHTIEFYGILIASVVTIICTALLFNYKHHLHGKSHHAGHLHVAK; encoded by the coding sequence ATGATTTCTTTTATTTTAGCAATAGTTGCTCTTATTTTGGGTTACGCATTTTACAGTAAATTTGTAGAAAAAGTTTTTGGAATAGAACCTGATAGAATACCGCCCTCAATTGAATATTACGACGGTGTCGATTATGTGCAAATTAGCACTCCAAAAGCATTTTTGATTCAATTCTTAAATATTGCCGGAACAGGACCGATATTTGGAGCGATTGCAGGGGCTTTGTGGGGACCGGCCGCATTTTTGTGGATTGTTTTTGGATGTATATTTGGAGGAGCAGTTCACGATTTCTTGATTGGTATGCTTTCGCTTAGGGATAAGGGAAGCAGTATTGGTGAACTCGTAGGACAAAATCTGGGCGTTGTAATGCAGCAGATTATGAGAGTTTTTTCAATTGTATTGCTTCTTTTAGTTGGAGTAGTATTTATAAAATCGCCTGCCGACATTCTTCATAATTTGATTCCAGGCGTAAGCGCTATGACTTTTACAATTATTATAATTGCTTATTACATTTTGGCGACAATTCTCCCGCTTGATAAAATCATTGCCAAAATTTATCCAATTTTTGGTTTTGCATTGTTATTTATGGCGATTGGTATTGGGACAATGTTAATTTACGGACAATTTACAGGAGCTTTTGCAATTCCTGAAGTTACCGAAATTTTTAAGGGAAATCCGCATCCTAAAGGAGTTTCAATGTTCCCTTACTTATTTATCTCTATTGCCTGCGGTGCAGTAAGCGGGTTCCACGCTACTCAATCCCCAATGGTTGCACGTTGCCTAAAAAATGAAACTGAAGGAAGAAAAGTTTTTTATGGCGCTATGATTGCAGAAGGTGTTGTTGCGTTGGTATGGGCTGCCGCTGCGATGACTGTGTTTGGCGGAATTAAAGAACTTGCCGCTGCCGGAACTCCTGCGGTTGTTGTAAATAAGGCATCTATTCAGTTGCTTGGTGTATTTGGGGCGTTTCTAGCTGTACTAGGTGTTGTTGCTTGTCCTATTACTTCGGGAGATACTGCCTTTAGAGGTTCACGGTTAATTATTGCCGACATTTTCAAAATTAAGCAAAGTCCAATAAAAAATAGATTTTTAATCGCAATACCTTTATTTATCATTGGTATTTATTTAACAACTATCGACTTTAACGTTATTTGGAGATATTTTGCATGGGCAAATCAAACTTTGGCGGCCGTTTCATTGTGGACTGCAACAGTATGGCTTGTTAAAAAAGGAAAACCATTCTTATTCGCATTAATTCCATCAATATTTATGACAATGGTTGTTACAACCTATATTGTAATCGCTCCAGAAGGATTTGTAAGATTTTTCAAGAACGTTCCTGTTCACACTATTGAATTTTATGGAATATTAATCGCAAGTGTAGTTACGATTATCTGTACAGCATTACTATTTAACTATAAACATCATTTGCATGGAAAATCTCATCACGCTGGACATTTACATGTTGCCAAATAA
- the rsmG gene encoding 16S rRNA (guanine(527)-N(7))-methyltransferase RsmG, producing MENTKKYFEKLLLKLEITLEDEKMEQMLNFLELLYEKNKVMNLTAIREKKGMIEKHFIDSLLLTKIIKNEEKSFIDVGTGAGFPGLVLAIFYPEKEFLLVDSVRKKINFIDEVVEKLNLKNVQTSFERAEELIKGKREVFDVGLCRGVANLRVILEYMIPFIQLNGRFLPQKLNLNEVAESKNALSKLSSKIENIHKFNLPDSCDERIILEIKKTKKTDEKYPRKTGIPSKKPL from the coding sequence ATGGAAAATACAAAAAAATATTTTGAAAAATTACTTTTAAAATTGGAAATAACATTGGAAGATGAAAAGATGGAACAAATGTTAAATTTTCTTGAGTTACTTTATGAAAAAAATAAAGTTATGAATCTTACAGCAATTCGTGAGAAAAAGGGAATGATAGAAAAACATTTTATCGACTCGCTTTTACTTACAAAAATTATTAAAAACGAAGAAAAATCTTTTATTGATGTTGGAACAGGAGCGGGATTTCCTGGACTTGTTCTTGCAATTTTTTATCCTGAAAAAGAGTTTTTACTAGTTGATTCCGTGAGAAAAAAAATCAATTTCATCGACGAAGTGGTTGAAAAATTAAATTTAAAAAATGTTCAAACAAGTTTTGAACGTGCTGAAGAACTAATAAAAGGAAAAAGAGAAGTTTTTGATGTTGGACTTTGTAGGGGAGTTGCAAACTTAAGGGTCATTTTGGAATATATGATACCTTTTATTCAATTAAATGGAAGATTTTTGCCGCAAAAACTCAACTTAAATGAAGTCGCTGAAAGTAAAAATGCACTTTCAAAGTTAAGCTCGAAAATCGAAAATATTCACAAATTCAATCTTCCTGACAGTTGTGACGAAAGAATCATTTTAGAAATCAAAAAAACGAAAAAAACTGACGAAAAATATCCAAGAAAGACGGGAATTCCATCAAAAAAACCACTATAA
- a CDS encoding glycosyltransferase family 2 protein, which yields MYDFTACIVTYNTPINNLEEIIKCFQKIKLNFKLWISDNSEMNDLKNLFKKIDDTRIEYIFNNSNKGFGAGHNVIINKLISNPEISEFHLIINADIFFEENTVEKIVAYMKKHKKIGQIGPKIKDFDGEFNYTCRLFPTPVNLIFRRFLPFKNVVKKMDYDYEMRWANFNKIMEVPILSGCFIFVRTSVFKKIGGFDERFFMYMEDYDLCRRIGKKYKVVYYPEAEIFHEHGKASYKSKKMMIFHIKSAIKYFNKWGWFFDKERKIKNNEIRKKNDKKRSF from the coding sequence ATGTATGATTTTACAGCGTGTATTGTAACGTACAATACTCCAATTAATAATTTAGAAGAAATAATTAAATGTTTTCAAAAAATTAAATTAAATTTTAAATTGTGGATTTCAGATAATTCGGAAATGAATGATTTAAAAAATTTGTTTAAAAAAATTGATGATACTAGGATAGAATATATTTTCAATAATTCCAATAAAGGGTTTGGAGCAGGACATAATGTGATTATTAATAAATTGATTAGTAATCCTGAAATATCTGAGTTTCATTTAATTATTAATGCGGACATTTTTTTTGAAGAAAATACCGTCGAAAAAATTGTTGCGTATATGAAAAAACATAAGAAAATTGGGCAGATTGGACCTAAAATTAAAGATTTTGACGGGGAATTTAATTATACATGCAGGTTGTTTCCGACACCTGTAAATCTTATTTTCAGAAGATTTTTACCATTTAAAAATGTTGTCAAAAAAATGGATTATGATTATGAAATGAGATGGGCTAATTTTAATAAAATAATGGAAGTTCCAATTCTTTCTGGCTGTTTTATTTTTGTAAGAACATCTGTATTTAAGAAGATAGGCGGATTTGATGAAAGATTTTTTATGTATATGGAAGATTATGACTTATGTCGAAGAATAGGGAAAAAATACAAAGTTGTCTATTACCCGGAAGCTGAAATATTTCACGAACATGGAAAAGCTTCGTATAAGTCAAAAAAAATGATGATATTTCATATAAAATCTGCCATAAAATATTTTAACAAGTGGGGATGGTTTTTTGATAAAGAACGAAAAATTAAAAATAACGAAATACGAAAAAAAAATGATAAAAAAAGAAGTTTTTGA
- the gpmA gene encoding 2,3-diphosphoglycerate-dependent phosphoglycerate mutase codes for MKLVLIRHGESQWNLENKFTGWKDVDLSPKGIEEAKAGGKALKEMGLVFDIAYTSYLKRAIKTLNYVLEELDELYIPVYKSWRLNERHYGALQGLNKAETAKKYGDEQVLIWRRSFDVAPPAIEKSSEYYPKSDRRYADLSDAEAPLGESLKDTIARVLPYWHSDISKSLQEGKNVIVAAHGNSLRALIKYLLNISDEDILKLNLTTGKPLVFEIDKDLNVVSSPDSF; via the coding sequence ATGAAATTAGTACTAATTAGACACGGTGAAAGCCAGTGGAACTTGGAAAACAAATTTACTGGATGGAAAGACGTGGATTTGAGTCCAAAAGGAATTGAAGAAGCAAAAGCTGGAGGGAAAGCATTAAAAGAAATGGGATTAGTTTTTGACATCGCTTACACATCTTATTTAAAAAGAGCGATAAAAACTTTAAATTATGTATTGGAAGAATTGGATGAATTGTATATTCCAGTTTACAAATCATGGAGATTGAACGAACGTCATTATGGAGCATTACAAGGGTTGAACAAAGCTGAAACTGCCAAAAAATACGGAGACGAACAAGTTCTTATCTGGAGAAGAAGTTTTGATGTTGCACCACCTGCAATAGAAAAATCAAGTGAATATTATCCAAAATCAGACAGAAGATACGCTGATTTATCTGATGCCGAAGCTCCACTTGGAGAAAGCTTAAAAGATACAATTGCAAGAGTATTACCTTATTGGCATTCAGATATTTCAAAAAGTTTGCAAGAAGGAAAAAATGTTATTGTAGCAGCTCACGGAAACAGTTTAAGAGCTTTAATAAAATATTTATTAAATATTTCAGATGAAGATATTTTAAAATTAAATTTGACAACAGGAAAACCTTTAGTTTTTGAAATAGATAAAGATTTGAATGTAGTGTCATCCCCTGATTCTTTTTAG